From Rhodopseudomonas palustris:
GATCCCGAGCCTGAAACCCCGGTCGAGGAGAAGGTGCAGGAGATCGAGCCGAAGCCGGAGGAAACCTCGATCGAACCGCCGCCGGCGCCCGCGATGCCCTCCGCCGCCGTGCTGCCACCGCCGCCGAAGCCGAAGCCCGAGAAGAAGCCGCAACCGAAGAAGAAACGCGCCGCCGACCGGGCCAAGCCGATCAACCCGGACCAGCCGAAAATGACGCAGACCTCGGCGCCGCCGAGTGCACAGGTGGAAAGATCCGATCAGATGGCTGCGCCGCGGGCGGGCGCCTCGATCCCGTCGGCGGCTTCGGTCGCCTCGTGGCGCGGCAGCCTGATGGCGCATCTCAACCGTCACAAGCGGTTTCCGCCCGGCGGCGGCATGGGCACCGCGTCGGTGGCGTTCACCATCGATCGGTCCGGGCAGGTGCGCTCGGCGCGACTGGTCGGATCGTCCGGCGACGCCGCGCTCGATGCCGAAGCCGTCGGTCTGGTTCGCCGCGCCAGTCCGGTTCCGCCGCCGCCAGCCAATGTCGGCGGCTCGTCGATTTCACTGTCGGTCCCGATCCGGTTCAGCCGCTGAGGTCGACCTCGCGGGTTCTGTATCCGTGCGATGGCGCTGGCAAGCCCCGAAGCCGTGGAAGCTGAAGCCGCTATGTCCCAGCACATGCTCGCCAAGTTCTTTGCTTACTACCGGCCTTGGAAGACGCTGTTCATTTTGGATTTCTCCTGCGCCGTGGTGTCGGCCCTGCTCGAGCTCGGCTTCCCGATGGCGATCAGGGCGTTCGTCGACGATCTGTTGCCGACCCAGCAATGGGGCCTGATCCTGATGGCATCCGCGGGTCTGCTCGCGATCTACCTGACCAACACCGCGCTGATGGCGGTGGTGGTGTATTGGGGCCACACGCTCGGCATCAACATCGAGACCGAGATGCGCCGCAAGGCGTTCGATCATCTGCAGAAGCAGTCGTTCCGGTTCTTCGACGACAACAACAGCGGCCA
This genomic window contains:
- a CDS encoding energy transducer TonB gives rise to the protein MRFGWHDPDARPAGSPKGAGARWLLAAATVTGLHAAAIVIGLNRKPAEAAGEPPAALMLELAPLAVAPDVPQQDLPPGPLLAEAQPETDPEPETPVEEKVQEIEPKPEETSIEPPPAPAMPSAAVLPPPPKPKPEKKPQPKKKRAADRAKPINPDQPKMTQTSAPPSAQVERSDQMAAPRAGASIPSAASVASWRGSLMAHLNRHKRFPPGGGMGTASVAFTIDRSGQVRSARLVGSSGDAALDAEAVGLVRRASPVPPPPANVGGSSISLSVPIRFSR